Proteins encoded together in one Falco biarmicus isolate bFalBia1 chromosome 4, bFalBia1.pri, whole genome shotgun sequence window:
- the ELL gene encoding RNA polymerase II elongation factor ELL: MAALQPERGYGLSCGRLGRGTRVSVFHVKLTESALRAFESYQACKDTVTSKPVIQFQGSQGHIAIPRPDRPTEVRTFTFYLSNIGKDSPQGSFDCIQQYVSSNGNIHLDCLGSIQDKITVCATDDSYQKARQSMAQAEEETRSRSAIVIKPGGRYVGKKVQVRKPAPGASDAVPSRKRPTPVNLASAIKRGNSAISQRPFKDRVVHLLALKPYKKPELILRLQKDGLSQQDKDLLDNLLQQVANLSAKDSTFTLKDCVYKEVQKDWPGYSEGDQQLLKRILVRKLCQPQNSSGFQGEAPSLSPPKDNVNSSSPPQKRSQPLEFIDPLANKKPRISHLAHRTQPTFNGKLNSSNGKDTAAPALPPALPESVSSSSSLPVLELPRPHDPLSDVSNDLTHNGRDCENPETADRLTHPLSTDCPQTSKHNCSSYVKTKKKSKKHKDKEKERKEKKSEEKCKEEKQDCEVIKNADLVSVPQEQVTGLNGTCNNSSVPTSTSEMPDYLLKYAAISSSEQRQSYKNDFNAEYNEYRDLHARIERITRRFTQLDAKLKQLLQGSEEYKTIHDQILQEYRKIKKTNPNYSQEKNRCEYLHNKLAHIKKLIAEYDQQQF, translated from the exons GATACTGTGACATCAAAACCGGTAATCCAGTTTCAAGGAAGCCAAGGG CACATCGCAATTCCAAGGCCTGATCGACCTACGGAAGTGCGGACTTTCACATTTTATCTTTCAAATATTGGCAAGGACAGCCCCCAAGGGAGTTTTGACTGTATCCAGCAGTATGTATCTAG caatGGCAATATCCATTTGGATTGCCTTGGAAGCATACAGGATAAAATCACCGTGTGCGCTACGGATGATTCCTACCAGAAGGCGAGGCAAAGCATggcacaggcagaggaggagactcGCAGCCGCAGCGCTATAGTCATTAAACCTGGGGGGAGATACGTCG GCAAAAAGGTTCAGGTGCGTAAACCTGCACCAGGAGCTTCCGATGCTGTTCCCTCCAGGAAGCGCCCAACGCCAGTCAACCTTGCCAGTGCAATAAAGAGAGGCAATAGTGCGATTTCTCAGAGACCCTTCAAAGATAGGGTTGTGCACTTACTGGCACTAAAGCCTTATAAGAAACCTGAACTTATTCTCAGATTGCAGAAGGATGGACTTTCTCAGCAGGACAAGGATTTGCTGGACAACCTTCTGCAACAG GTGGCAAATCTGAGTGCCAAGGACAGCACTTTCACACTGAAAGATTGTGTATACAAAGAAGTGCAGAAGGACTGGCCTGGCTACTCTGAAGGAGATCAGCAGTTGCTGAAGAGGATACTTGTTCG GAAACTCTGTCAGCCGCAGAACAGTAGTGGTTTTCAAGGAGAAGCGCCTTCCCTGAGTCCACCAAAAGACAATGTGAACTCCAGCTCTCCTCCTCAG aaacGATCCCAGCCTCTGGAGTTTATCGATCCCCTGGCCAACAAAAAGCCCAGGATTTCGCATTTGGCTCACAGAACTCAGCCCACTTTCAATGGGAAACTGAATTCCTCCAACGGGAAGGacactgctgccccagccctacCGCCGGCTCTCCCGGAGTCAGtgagctccagctccagcctcccGGTGCTGGAGCTGCCGAGACCTCACGATCCCCTTTCGGATGTCAGCAATGACCTGACTCACAACGGCAGAGACTGTGAGAACCCGGAGACGGCTGACAGATTGACTCATCCTTTGTCAACAGACTGTCCCCAAACGAGCAAGCACAATTGCAGCTCGTATgtaaaaaccaagaaaaaatccaaaaagcacaaagacaaggaaaaggagagaaaggagaagaaaagtgaagagaaatgcaaagaggAGAAGCAGGACTGTGAAGTAATAAAAAACGCTGACTTAGTTAGTGTTCCCCAAGAACAGGTCACAG gtttaaatGGAACATGCAATAATTCTAGTGTACCAACATCAACTTCAGAAATGCCAGATTATTTGTT AAAATACGCAGCCATTTCCTCTTCGGAGCAGCGTCAGAGTTACAAAAATGACTTCAATGCAGAATACAATGAGTACAGAGACTTGCATGCCCGGATAGAGAGGATAACTCGACGGTTTACGCAGTTAGATGCCAAGCTGAAGCAGCTTTTGCAGGGCTCTGAAGAGTACAAg aCCATCCATGATCAAATTTTACAGGAATATCGGAAAATTAAAAAG actAATCCAAATTACAGCcaagagaagaaccgctgcgaaTACCTCCACAACAAACTGGCTCATATTAAAAAACTGATAGCAGAGTATGACCAACAGCAGTTCTAG